The DNA segment TTGCAATTGTGTGCTCTCTATAACTTTGTTCATTGTATCTTTACTCCCATCCTCTAGTGTCTTCATGTGACTTAGTATTCTGTAGATTTACCATGTGAATCCATCCTTTGTCTGGCATTTGTAAATTATTTTTTGTGAAACTTGTCCTAGAAATTTGTTGAATTCCATCAATATTTCACAAAAACCAGTGTGGTGCTTAGTCCTAGGTGTGTTTCCCATATCAGCCACATATTGTCTTTTCCATGGCAAAATTGGATCTTTCAGACATTATTGCATTGCATCCCCTACTTATCGAATGAGACGGTCATAGTTCTAACTTCCTATCGCCTTGACTGTAGGAAAAATTATAAACTACAGCACGGTGAACAAATTCGTGCCTCAATAATACGTACAGTACTTTTTCATGATTGCTGATTTCCTAAACCTTGGCTCTATTGTAATATAAACCTATCATTTACTGCATTTTCTGATGTGTCAAATGAAGTTTATgaagttgatttttttttgctgTTGGGAAAGCATGTGACAGCTACAGAAATATAACGTGTTAAGAGTTTTCTAGGCGAAAACAATTTGATTATCTTTTCGGGCCAAAACAAATTGGGCCTATAAAGTCAGCATTATCAATGGTATCTACAAGGATGAGGAAGAGTCATGTGGGAGTTGTGAGAGTGAGAAATGTTATTCATTTTGTGAGAGTGAGGTCTCTACCATAGCTATGGAAAAGATCATATGAATCTTGTTGGACGTGAAAAGCAAACACGAATCTTGATGAAATCGCGCCCTCGATTGATTGAACAAAAGATCAAAGTGTTTTTCCCGATCTTTTAAACCAGTAACAAGTTTGTGAAGTTCACCTCTAGTTTAAGAAAACTAGTAACAAATAATCATGATAAAACAATTGAAATCAAAGGAGCCTTTAAAAGAACCAGCTTTTGACAATCCACAatgataatcaatcgacaaatgccACAAAGAATGAACtttgataattttgatttttgaacaaagcaaaagcttcaataaaattctagagagaattttgtatagAAATCAGTAATCAGTCAATAATCTAAATGAATTTTGAGTTTTACATGTTTATAATACTTAAAAGATAACAATCACAAGTTTCCAAGTCAAATAAGACTATAAAAAAGGTAAATAAGAAATTTCCTTCCGCGCGTCAGCGCTGCGGTGCCAGAAACAGGCGCCTAGTCACCGAAGCTTCGTAAGGGAAGCGTTGAGGCGCTTATGGTTCGTGATGACCAGCGCTTAGGCGCTTAAATGAGGCGCCTAGGCTCCTGGTCTGGGCGCAGGGGTGCCTGAAATGGGCGCTGGGGCTCCTGCCATGCTGCTCTCTTGATATTTTAGCACTTGAATCATGTTGAAATGACATCCAACTTGGTTTCCAGATTTCCAAACCCTCCGAATCTTGTAAGCACTTCTTGAGAGTTCATCATGAGTCAAGCGCTTCCTTAAACTTCTTGTTCCGTCCCCTAGTTATTGGTCCTTGCGGCAACTCTAGCGTATCTTATTTTGTTTTAGCTTGATTACTTCGAAAGCtgtccatgatcgcatcaaaaGAGAGCATCACTTTGTATGGAGGATCACCTGTGGGATAGTGTTTTCATTTAATGCAATTATGCTTCAGTTTCCTTCATTCTATCTTTTGTTTCCTTCGTTGATAATTTGTTAGGAATTTGTGGTTGCAACATACATATTCTGTTCCAATTATGTTTAATGAAACCTCATATTTTTAGGGAGCTTCAGAAGGATCTTTTGTGCTACTTCATGGCTGTGCGCACAACCCAACTGGCATTGATCCCACACCAGAACAGTGGGAAAGAATTGCTGATGTCATTCAAGAAAAGAACCACATTCCATTCTTTGATGTTGCCTACCAGGTAATTTGCTTTCGTAAAGTTCacatgaatttaattttatttcggGGGATTCGAAATTAGAGTTAAATAATTCTGTGGTCATCTCTTTCTTTGATGGGATTCCAAATCAGGGATAGTGAATATATAAAAGGAATTTCAAAATGATGTATATATGTCAGATGAAAGCCTGGTTAATATCAAAGTTGGTGCATTTATTTGTTATGAATACAGGGTTTTGCAAGTGGAAGCCTTGACAAAGATGCGTCGTCAGTGAGAATGTTTTCTGCACGTGGCATGGAGCTTCTGGTTGCTCAATCTTACAGTAAAAATTTGGGACTTTATGCTGAAAGAATTGGAGCAATCAATATTACATGTTCATCTTCTGACGCAGCGACAAGGTACGATTAAGGGGTTTGTTGTTCTTCTTCGCTAATGACCACTTGGTCAAATGGCATAACCTCTCCCAAATTTGGGAAAGGTCATAGGTTCTAAACCCACAGACCCCACCCCCTTAGTCCCCGTCACCCAAAAAGAAATGATTCGTGTTTTGCTTCTATAAACAGGGTTGGTGTTTCTGTGGTATCGATGTGAAATCACATATCTATTATAGAAAATAACTTAGCAGAGATTTAAGTCTTAGCCGGTAGAATTCTAACAAATTGTTTACATTGTGAAACAGATATATTTTTTAACTGTTGACTCAAAACAATGAAACAaatacatgtattatttataactttagaactagtTGCATGTCCATCTCATGACTtgcaaaataatttttctgTCACCTAAAGAAAAGAAATTGATAAAAATGGAGTAATTGATAGAAATGGAGTAAAATCAACGTCTTTAATACTTCCGAGACAAAGATCGATATATTCAAGGAAGGTAGCAAATtaataatcatgtttaatatttgGAGTGAAACCTGTTAGCATTGTTTCACGGAATACGTTTTAGTATTGAAATAAGCATTGAACTTAAGTGTCAGTGCTCGTGTAAAAACATTAGTTGCAATGATATGTGAGAGTAATGATATATACACGTATCACCACTGAAGAAGATTCCACACTCCTTAAAGTTGATAAATATTACTCAGTATTAAAAGTTGAAGCGATGATTCCAAAAAATGTTTAGAGTGACCGATTTGGGTGTTAGTGCAGAGTAAAAAGCCAATTGAAACGACTAGCGAGGCCAATGTACTCAAATCCTCCCATACACGGAGCCAAGATTGTGGCTAATATTGTGGGAAATCCAGAGCTTTTCGGCGAATGGAAAGAAGAAATGGAAATGATGGCCGGAAGGATAAAGAGTGTGAGACAGAAATTGTTCAACAGTCTGTGTGCAAAGGATGACCGCGGGAAGGACTGGTCTTTTATCCTCAAACAGATTGGCATGTTCTCATTTACAGGATTGAACATAACTCAGGTACCGTATTGATGGATCTTAATGTTTTTCATGGTAGACCTCGTGTTGATAATATTCACTTTTTGGGACAGAGTGAAAACATGATCAACAAGTGGCACGTTTACATGACCAAGGATGGAAGAATTTCCTTAGCTGGTTTATCATCGGCCAAGTGTGAATACCTTGCAGATGCCATAATCGATTCATGCCACAATGTCAGCTAATTTGGCCatcaattcttaaataaacGCTTGGGCCaaggagttttttttttttttttttttttttttagtactgGGCCAAGGAGTTTTGGTGATACGGATGGTGTGTATTTCAGAAAATAAGCATTTCTTGTTCTATCACTATGTTGCAGTTATTTAAGAGATCGAATCCACTGGAAGGTCTCATAATGACATTTTTTTGCAAAGATCAGAAGAATTCAAGTTTATTTCACAATTGATTCTAACCCCTTTCCTCTTCTCCAAGCTATCAGTTCTAGAAGTCTCTTGACAAGTGGATAGCCCAATTTAGCAAGGCTCATGATGATAACCCAACTTTACTTATCCAGCACATTATTCTAAAGTACCTAacagtattcaaaattttatacaTCGACGTTTTTTTAAAGGATTTTGTACATAATTTTaactgaaatttaatatttttcccaaatgatttaggtagtgtttgagagtgTTTTTAGGAAGAATTTTCAGGAAAAGCTTAGAAGTGCTTTTTAAAAACTCTCCTAAACACTACCTTAGTATGTTTTAATTCTAATTTCTGGATGTCCTTGACAAAAGAatacttaaataatttatacatACAAAAATAACTTATTAACTGATAAATATCCAACAAATCACTGAGTAAAACTTATCTATCTAAAATCTATACCAATAATAAAAGTGTGAATTAAGGTCAATTCATTGTGTATGTTAACTTTATCCTTGATTTGTACACAATTGATAAATTCTGTGAGGAAGTCTGACATGATCGAGTTCACTTAAGGTAAACTGCTCTCTAGACAGTGCTAAGAATAACTTTAGCAATTGACCCCTATATCTTCGAATTATAAGTTCAGTTGAGGTTGGTCCACTGAGTTATTTTTTTTCTCGCGTGTCGAAGTTAATTGACCAATTAGATTAGTGGGGAATGAGGTCAACTAACAGATTGAACTACTAGGTCAAATGGTTAATCAGAGTGGTGAGTGGGTGAGTGATAGACTGAAAGTAAATTTGCACAGGgagttgtttatggatgttcggagatttcaaagacTCCTACGTCATCCCTTATTCCACCTCGGAAAGATTCACTCTAAAAGAATTTGACTATTACAATCAACTTGCAACAACtcactccaagactaggacttacactATTCGCCTATCCCAAAACTCCTAGAAGCACTTCAAGTATACAGTTCGCGACTGCTTCCTGTTACAATGAGATTTGTAGCACCTCAACTAATAACACTGAAATTACAACACGTGAATTACAACTCATCACTTTGCACAATATGATCCTTGCTGATCAGATATGCTTGTTGCTTGTTCTTGTGTTCTTCGACTCTTGATAATGAGCTTTAAATTACTTTTGCTTTCCTCGAACTTGTTTATATATGGGTAAACTGAAGATGTTTAGTTTACCTTTGATTATTTGAATATATGTTTGCGAGAGTTCTTGCGAGTCGGATGCCTTGAAATGTCCCAAAGATGGGTATTTATGCTCGGCGGGTAACGACTCATTTGAATTCAAATCAATGTTGTTAACTTCTTTTCCGCAGACATTCTATGACACTAAGGTACACTGTTGTGTCTCTGCTTTCGGCGCTTGGTCTGAATGAAAAAGTATATCCACAAGAGTTTCGTTGATTTGGATTGGATCACTCAGACTCTTGATCAGTTTCAGTCTCAGTTGAGTTAGAGACTGACTGATTCAGTTTATCTCTGAAACTGAATCGAGTTGTTTTCATACTTTGAGTTGAGCTCTTCTCAACTGCTCTGATAGCTGAGTGAGACTGATTCTTTACTAACGGAGTTCAGTTTATCTCTCTGCCTTTGATATGCTAAGGTCAATGGTCAACTCAGCTGATCTCTTCATTTTGGCTTGAGAGTTTTGGTCAGTTTATGTCCTCTAGGCGCGATGCTTTAGCTTGCAATCATTGATCTCTGATATTTAATTGGTTTCAATGATTTTTGCGTCGTTCAATCGTGAGAAGGCTAGGATCATATTTTCGGAGTTCAGATTTTCATACTAAGCAAGATTAGGGcaaattttaaatgcttttgaaaccaccaattgagaatataaatattttgatatgaaatttatgtgtaaGTTATGTATATTGTATtgattttatgagtttttgatGAGCATGATATAGAATTGTGAAACGTGAATCGTTCTTCATGTTTTGGTTAAAGATAACGTGAATCGTTCTTGATGTTTTGGTTAAAGATTTTTGAGCAAGATGTTAAAGATTTTTGAGAAAAGATGTTTGTATATGAGaaatttctatgtttgtatttTTAGTTAAAACTTTTGAGGTTGAGGTGTTTTTGATCGAACTCTTTAAAGTTTTGAAGATTTTTCATGTGCGAAATCAAGGTTTCAATGATTTAATATTTCGTTTATAGATTTTTAAGATTTGATGAAAAGTTGGGCGAATATGAGAATTTTGATGTGTGTATTTTGAATGAAAAGTTTGGATGAAAATCTTTTGAAGATGGTTGTTTTCGGATGAATCTTTTTCgagattttgaattttttttttcatgtttttgatAATAATTTTCAATGAGTGAGTGAATAGCTTCGAAAAGGACCGAAAAGAGAGCAAGATAGCGAGAGTCACGCCCTGCACGCGACTGCCTGCGCGTGCACGCAGCCGCACCAGCGCAGGTGCAATGCTGTTGCAGCGCACCCGCGCCTGCACTAGCGCAGGGGACCCTGCATGGGCCGTGCTACTTGAAATTTATTCCTACCCCGTTTTTGAATCCTAAATTCATGTCTGTGATATTTGaaggtgttttaagtattttttatgcaaaaagtttcaagttttgatgTACGGGACGAATAGAACGAATCACGTGGATCGGTTTAGTTATGTAGTGCATTATATGCTAGTATGTTTTCATGAAAACTATGTTCTCTATGAAAACATGAAATGTTATGAAAGATTTATGGACGTGTTtatctttatttcttttacatACATGATTTTCAATCATGAAATGATTTTAAGAGCATGACATGATAAGTTTCAAGTTGTTTTCAAGGTTTATGATGACAtgatgattttaaaatatttttaagtatgcTTCATGAACGACAAAAAGTTTTATGATGAGAATGTTTTATGATAAGAATGATGAAGTTTACGACCATGAAGTTTATGATAAGAAGGTATGATGATGGATGTTATGATGatgaatgaaaaatattttgatgttgtatgtgCTTTTGTAGTGGCAATACCGGACTGGTACTCCGGAATGAGCTCCGGAAGGGCCTTTACAAACTATGTGCTCACGAGATGGAATGATACGGAACTGGTACTCCGGGATGAGATGCGGAGAGGCctttccaaagaatgaaagtttaaggACCGATGTCATATGTTTGTTGTACAACGACCGTGATCACGGTAAACAATGATGCGCTCTTATGATGGTTGCCACAATTGCATGTATCTCATCACCTTTATATGACAAGTTTTTActatatgtttatgttatgctattgcattaatttttatgtttttcctatacgatatatgtatgtatattctTGTTGAATCTTTAAACTCACTATAATTGATTGATGCAGTTAGATTTGAGATGTAAATGAATTAAAAGCTTTGGTGGAAAGGCTGAAGAGTATTAAAGGCGAAGACATTACATGACACAACAGTTTCAAAGCTCTGACGTTTTGAAGCAAGAAGTTTTTCATATGTTTattgttattttgttagtaaATTATTTGATGCACGACCGTTAAGAGTTAGTGTTAAAGAAAAGTTTAGATTTTAGTATTTTCAATGACGATCTCATGACGACGAgttttattgattttaagttttTATCCTTTATTGTTTATTTCTTTATGATAGTTTATGCATGGTTTCAGAAATGTTTTAAAAGGTACTTTCTGCACTAAGTTTATTTTATCGAAACTCACATTTCGTTTACTTTTCCAAGATTTTAATTGGCAGTTCAGATTTTCTTTGTTAGTAGTAGTTTTGGCGTGCCCATATTGGAATCGATGGCTGAATGTAGGGTTGCATGTATCCtttgttcaaatatttttatgcacGATAGagtcattatttttttaagtgttATTTATAGAATTTAATTTCAAGCACGATTTATGTAACTTGCAACTGCGATGCATGCCCTGCACTgtcatttttgaaaaatttcccCACACTTTTTCGCATCGTATTTCTTGAAAATGTTTAAAAATACGAGACGTCA comes from the Henckelia pumila isolate YLH828 chromosome 1, ASM3356847v2, whole genome shotgun sequence genome and includes:
- the LOC140875314 gene encoding aspartate aminotransferase, chloroplastic, which encodes MASSVSSLASSAPLHLQDHVKANMSLGTSNRISTFSGKDFTRAKCFSRTSMTIAVNASRFNNITMAPPDPILGVSEAFRADSNEMKLNLGVGAYRTEELQPYVLNVVKKAESLMLERGENKEYLPIEGLAAFNKVTAELLFGADNTVIQQQRVATVQGLSGTGSLRLAAAFIERYFPGSKVLISSPTWGNHKNIFTDARVPWSEYRYYDRKTVGLDFVGMLSDIKGASEGSFVLLHGCAHNPTGIDPTPEQWERIADVIQEKNHIPFFDVAYQGFASGSLDKDASSVRMFSARGMELLVAQSYSKNLGLYAERIGAINITCSSSDAATRVKSQLKRLARPMYSNPPIHGAKIVANIVGNPELFGEWKEEMEMMAGRIKSVRQKLFNSLCAKDDRGKDWSFILKQIGMFSFTGLNITQSENMINKWHVYMTKDGRISLAGLSSAKCEYLADAIIDSCHNVS